The Saccharopolyspora gloriosae genome has a segment encoding these proteins:
- a CDS encoding acetyl-CoA C-acetyltransferase encodes MTNDAVIVEPIRTPVGRYGGVFSRIPAAELASTAIRAVLDRTGVPAELVDDVLFGQCYPNGEAPAIGRVAALDAGLPVAVPGMQVDRRCGSGLQAVLDAAMRVQTGVADVVLAGGAESMSLVEFYSDRMRWGVRGGGVELHDRLVRARLTAGGEHYPVPGGMLETAENLRREHTIPREEQDRLALRSHQRAVAAVEDGRFAEEIVPVTVPGKRGRPADAVDRDEHPRADASEESLAALRPVLREQDAEATVTAGNASGQNDGAAACLVMSREKAEQLGLTPMARLVSWGVAGVPPRTMGIGPVPATAKALARAGLTLAELDLIELNEAFAAQVLACTREWGFGEDDFDRLNVNGSGISLGHPVGATGVRILTTLLHEMRRRNSRYGLETMCIGGGQGLAAIFERIS; translated from the coding sequence ATGACCAACGACGCGGTGATCGTCGAACCGATCCGCACGCCCGTGGGCAGGTACGGCGGGGTGTTCTCCCGGATCCCGGCCGCCGAACTCGCCTCGACCGCGATCCGGGCCGTGCTGGACCGCACCGGGGTTCCCGCCGAGCTGGTCGACGACGTCCTGTTCGGACAGTGCTATCCGAACGGGGAGGCTCCCGCGATCGGCCGGGTCGCCGCGCTCGACGCCGGGCTTCCGGTGGCGGTGCCGGGCATGCAGGTCGACCGGCGCTGCGGTTCCGGCCTGCAGGCGGTGCTGGACGCGGCGATGCGGGTGCAGACCGGTGTCGCCGACGTCGTGCTCGCGGGCGGCGCGGAGAGCATGAGCCTCGTCGAGTTCTACTCCGACCGGATGCGCTGGGGCGTGCGCGGCGGCGGGGTCGAGCTGCACGACCGGCTCGTCCGCGCCCGGCTGACCGCGGGCGGCGAGCACTACCCGGTGCCGGGCGGAATGCTCGAAACGGCCGAGAACCTGCGCCGGGAGCACACGATTCCGCGCGAAGAGCAGGACCGGCTCGCCCTGCGCTCGCACCAGCGGGCCGTAGCGGCCGTCGAGGACGGGCGCTTCGCCGAGGAGATCGTGCCGGTCACCGTCCCCGGCAAGCGCGGACGGCCCGCCGATGCGGTCGACCGCGACGAACATCCCCGCGCCGACGCGTCGGAGGAATCCCTGGCCGCGCTGCGTCCGGTGCTGCGCGAGCAGGACGCCGAGGCCACCGTCACCGCGGGCAACGCGAGCGGGCAGAACGACGGCGCCGCCGCATGCCTGGTGATGAGCCGCGAGAAGGCCGAGCAGCTCGGGCTCACCCCGATGGCCCGGCTCGTGTCGTGGGGCGTGGCCGGAGTTCCGCCGCGCACCATGGGCATCGGGCCGGTGCCCGCCACCGCCAAGGCGCTCGCCCGCGCGGGCCTGACGCTCGCCGAGCTGGACTTGATCGAGCTCAACGAGGCGTTCGCGGCGCAGGTGCTCGCCTGCACCCGGGAATGGGGGTTCGGCGAGGACGACTTCGACCGGCTCAACGTCAACGGCTCCGGCATCTCCCTCGGTCATCCCGTGGGCGCGACCGGGGTGCGGATCCTGACGACGCTGCTGCACGAGATGCGGCGCCGCAACAGCCGCTACGGCCTGGAGACCATGTGCATCGGCGGCGGGCAGGGACTGGCCGCGATCTTCGAGAGGATCTCATGA
- a CDS encoding CoA transferase, translating to MNPLSGVRIVECASFVAGPSACLTLGQLGANVIKVDPIGGAADHQRWPLAPSGHSLYWTALNKGKRSLAVDLRSDEGKELVTALITAPGPESGVFVDNSVGRRWLAHDTLAARRDDLIHVRVQGHPDGRPAVDYTVNAEVGIPGITGGDESSAPVNHVLPAWDLITGMTAATGVLAALRERTATGRGSYVELALADVAAAGVANLGWLAEAEFRGGDRPRQGNHLYGSFGVDFETGDHQRVMVVALTEGQWTALQEATGTTEVFAALEEPLGADLKLEADRYRLRETIAAILRPWFAARTLAEVRERFDAGRVLWSHYRGMADVVAEHRSSTADSVLASVDQPDIGPAVAARSPLRWDGEYDGAAPAPRLGEHTDEVLTEVLGLSQARLGALHDRGVVAGAASAE from the coding sequence ATGAACCCGCTGTCCGGAGTGCGGATCGTCGAGTGCGCGAGCTTCGTCGCGGGGCCGTCGGCGTGCCTCACGCTCGGCCAGCTCGGCGCGAACGTGATCAAGGTCGATCCCATCGGCGGCGCCGCCGACCACCAGCGCTGGCCGCTGGCTCCGAGCGGCCACAGCCTCTACTGGACGGCGCTGAACAAGGGAAAACGTTCCCTCGCCGTGGATCTGCGCTCGGACGAGGGCAAGGAGCTCGTGACCGCGCTGATCACCGCGCCAGGGCCGGAATCCGGGGTGTTCGTGGACAACAGCGTCGGGCGCCGCTGGCTCGCGCACGACACGTTGGCCGCCCGGCGGGACGACCTGATCCACGTGCGGGTGCAGGGCCACCCCGACGGCAGGCCCGCCGTGGACTACACGGTCAACGCCGAGGTGGGCATCCCCGGCATCACCGGCGGCGACGAGAGTTCGGCACCGGTCAACCACGTGCTTCCCGCGTGGGACCTGATCACCGGCATGACGGCGGCGACCGGGGTGCTGGCCGCGCTGCGCGAGCGGACCGCGACGGGCCGCGGCTCCTACGTCGAGCTCGCGCTCGCGGACGTGGCCGCGGCCGGAGTCGCCAACCTCGGCTGGCTCGCCGAGGCCGAATTCCGGGGCGGCGACCGGCCACGCCAGGGCAACCACCTCTACGGGAGCTTCGGGGTGGACTTCGAGACCGGCGATCACCAGCGCGTCATGGTCGTCGCGCTGACCGAAGGCCAGTGGACGGCGCTGCAGGAGGCCACCGGCACGACGGAGGTGTTCGCGGCGCTGGAGGAACCTTTGGGGGCGGACCTCAAGCTGGAGGCCGACCGCTACCGGCTCCGGGAGACGATCGCCGCGATCCTGCGGCCCTGGTTCGCGGCGCGGACCCTGGCCGAGGTCCGAGAGCGGTTCGACGCGGGACGAGTGCTGTGGAGCCACTACCGCGGCATGGCCGACGTGGTCGCCGAACACCGTTCGTCCACTGCGGACTCCGTGCTGGCCTCGGTCGACCAGCCGGACATCGGCCCGGCGGTCGCCGCCCGCTCCCCGCTGCGCTGGGACGGCGAGTACGACGGCGCGGCACCCGCCCCTCGCTTGGGCGAGCACACCGACGAGGTGCTCACCGAAGTGCTCGGCCTGAGCCAGGCCCGGCTGGGCGCCCTGCACGACCGCGGCGTCGTCGCGGGAGCCGCGTCCGCGGAATGA
- a CDS encoding MFS transporter, which produces MPDDSTIDDTPAAAREADIRRVTTAAAAGTFVEWFDFAVYGFFATTIAAKFFPSGDSTAGLLQTFAVFAVAFAMRPLGGVVFGSLGDRIGRKAVLALTVILMSVSTGVIGLLPSYDSIGYAAPLLLALARCVQGASAGGEYAGACTYLIEHVGRGRRARTASWLPAATFAAFAAAALVAFVLELLIPEAAMAQWGWRIPFLIAVPLGLVGFFIRRRLNESPAFQELGSNAREHSPLREAFATQASVMLRLGGFIMLTALSFYLFSTYMTTFLKVTVGMDSDVVLATNVLALVAAVAAAPPIGGFCDRIGRRRTMFLAAGALALLTVPGYLLAATGSFGGALVGQLLVAVGAVTANVVTAVLLSEMFPTRVRFTASAVTYNVAYALFGGTAPFVATWLVSTTGNQLSPAIYLTVIAVLAFGAAATLPETTGRSLAPESTPAEPAPATAADR; this is translated from the coding sequence ATGCCAGACGACAGCACGATCGACGACACACCTGCGGCAGCGCGGGAAGCCGACATCCGGCGGGTGACGACCGCCGCCGCGGCCGGAACGTTCGTCGAGTGGTTCGACTTCGCCGTCTACGGCTTCTTCGCCACGACGATCGCCGCCAAGTTCTTCCCCAGCGGGGACAGCACGGCGGGCCTGTTGCAGACCTTCGCGGTCTTCGCCGTCGCCTTCGCCATGCGACCGCTGGGCGGCGTGGTGTTCGGGTCGCTCGGCGACCGCATCGGCCGCAAAGCCGTGCTCGCGCTCACCGTGATCCTGATGTCCGTGTCCACCGGCGTGATCGGCCTGCTGCCCAGCTACGACTCGATCGGCTACGCAGCCCCGTTGCTGCTCGCACTGGCCCGCTGCGTGCAGGGTGCCTCCGCGGGCGGCGAGTACGCCGGAGCCTGCACCTACCTGATCGAACACGTAGGCCGAGGCCGCCGCGCCCGTACCGCGAGCTGGTTGCCCGCGGCGACGTTCGCCGCGTTCGCCGCCGCCGCGCTGGTCGCGTTCGTGCTGGAACTGCTCATCCCGGAAGCGGCGATGGCGCAGTGGGGATGGCGCATCCCGTTCCTGATCGCCGTTCCGCTCGGCCTGGTCGGGTTCTTCATCCGCAGGCGCCTCAACGAGAGCCCCGCCTTCCAGGAGCTCGGGTCGAACGCGCGCGAGCACTCGCCGCTGCGCGAAGCGTTCGCGACGCAGGCCTCCGTGATGCTGCGGCTCGGCGGCTTCATCATGCTCACCGCGCTGTCGTTCTACCTCTTCTCCACCTACATGACGACGTTCTTGAAGGTCACGGTGGGCATGGACTCCGACGTCGTGCTCGCCACGAACGTCCTCGCCCTGGTCGCCGCCGTCGCCGCAGCGCCGCCCATCGGCGGGTTCTGCGACCGCATCGGCCGACGCCGCACCATGTTCCTCGCGGCGGGCGCGCTGGCGCTGCTCACCGTGCCCGGCTACCTGCTCGCCGCCACGGGTTCGTTCGGCGGGGCTCTCGTCGGTCAGCTCCTGGTCGCCGTCGGCGCCGTCACGGCGAACGTGGTGACCGCGGTCCTGCTCTCGGAGATGTTCCCCACCCGCGTGCGGTTCACCGCGTCGGCGGTGACCTACAACGTCGCCTACGCGCTGTTCGGCGGTACCGCGCCCTTCGTCGCGACCTGGCTGGTGTCGACGACCGGGAACCAGTTGTCCCCGGCGATCTACCTGACGGTCATCGCCGTACTCGCGTTCGGAGCCGCCGCCACGCTGCCCGAGACCACGGGTCGCTCACTCGCCCCGGAGAGCACCCCCGCCGAACCCGCACCCGCGACCGCCGCGGATCGGTAG
- a CDS encoding glycoside hydrolase family protein, with protein sequence MFTRKSLVPALAAVVTLLLLPATSAAEDGVKKGVSVNDVAGVDEALGDVGASWFYDWSVDEQGVTPPEGTEFVPMIWGAESVNQQDLDEAKASGSTLLAFNEPDMTEQANLTVEQALDLWPQLQDTGMRLSAPGVATGADLEGGWLDRFMRGADERGYRVDFIPLHWYGADFSPEATEQLRGYVEAVHERYRKPVWLTEYALIDFSGGTPRYPGEQEQADFVRSSTAMLEGLPFVERYSWFTLSTETSPTGLYDGAQPNTSGTAYRDAAAR encoded by the coding sequence ATGTTCACCCGGAAATCGCTGGTGCCCGCCTTGGCGGCGGTCGTGACTCTGCTGCTCCTGCCCGCGACCTCCGCGGCCGAGGACGGTGTCAAGAAAGGCGTCAGCGTGAACGACGTCGCGGGCGTCGACGAAGCGCTCGGTGACGTCGGGGCGAGCTGGTTCTACGACTGGTCCGTCGACGAACAGGGCGTCACTCCGCCCGAGGGCACCGAATTCGTCCCGATGATCTGGGGCGCCGAGTCGGTGAACCAGCAGGACTTGGACGAGGCGAAGGCCTCGGGCTCGACGCTGCTGGCGTTCAACGAACCGGACATGACCGAGCAGGCGAACCTGACCGTCGAGCAAGCCCTCGACCTGTGGCCGCAGCTGCAGGACACCGGGATGCGGCTCAGCGCGCCCGGAGTCGCGACCGGAGCCGACCTGGAAGGCGGCTGGCTCGACCGGTTCATGCGGGGCGCGGACGAACGCGGCTACCGGGTCGATTTCATCCCGCTGCACTGGTACGGCGCGGACTTCTCCCCGGAAGCGACCGAACAACTCCGCGGCTACGTCGAAGCCGTCCACGAGCGCTACCGGAAACCGGTGTGGCTCACCGAATACGCGCTCATCGACTTCTCCGGCGGAACCCCGCGCTACCCGGGCGAGCAGGAGCAAGCCGACTTCGTCCGGAGCTCCACCGCGATGCTGGAAGGCCTGCCGTTCGTGGAGCGGTACTCCTGGTTCACGCTGTCCACCGAGACCAGCCCCACCGGCCTCTACGACGGCGCGCAGCCCAACACCAGCGGCACCGCTTATCGCGACGCGGCGGCCCGGTAG
- a CDS encoding multidrug effflux MFS transporter: MPESPGADVRATSPVSGILIAVLALLTAVAPLATDMYLPAFPAMAGDLGAGAAEIQLTLTAFLVGLGLGQLLIGPLSDATGRRRPLLIGSIVCVLAGVGCAFAPSVEVLGLARFVQGLSGAAGVVLARAIISDTARGTAAAKLLGVTLIISIVAPVVAPLAGGGIIASFGWRAVFSVLAVLSLIMFIGAFAFAAESLPESARTRGGVKATLDGAREALSNRNYLGYLLTFCFAFAALFAYISASPFVMQEVLGLSAGTYALLFGLNALLIVITSSIAAALAGRVPYRRMVAAGLGLASVATAVLLVAVLGGAPTVPVLVTFAFFQGSLGFVFSNATTLALAETGKNAGTGSAFLGFLQFTLAAVISPLVGLGGEGTALPMAVAMLLSMVLAVLTFCFIPRRTSQQAAGPQPASAPPREAPAAT; the protein is encoded by the coding sequence ATGCCTGAATCGCCCGGCGCCGACGTGCGCGCCACCAGCCCTGTCAGCGGCATCCTGATCGCGGTGCTCGCGTTGCTCACCGCCGTCGCCCCGCTGGCCACCGACATGTACCTCCCGGCTTTCCCCGCGATGGCGGGCGACCTGGGCGCCGGCGCCGCCGAGATCCAGCTGACGCTGACCGCGTTCCTCGTCGGCCTCGGCCTCGGCCAGCTGCTCATCGGGCCGCTCTCCGACGCCACCGGACGGCGGCGGCCACTGCTCATCGGCTCGATCGTGTGCGTTCTCGCCGGTGTCGGGTGCGCGTTCGCCCCGAGCGTCGAGGTCCTCGGCCTCGCCCGGTTCGTGCAAGGCCTGAGCGGAGCGGCCGGAGTCGTGCTGGCCAGGGCCATCATCTCCGACACCGCCCGCGGCACCGCCGCCGCGAAGCTGCTGGGCGTCACGCTGATCATCAGCATCGTCGCCCCCGTCGTAGCGCCCCTCGCGGGCGGCGGGATCATCGCGAGCTTCGGCTGGCGCGCGGTGTTCTCGGTCCTGGCGGTGCTGTCCCTGATCATGTTCATCGGCGCGTTCGCGTTCGCCGCGGAATCGCTGCCGGAATCCGCGCGCACCCGGGGCGGCGTCAAAGCGACCCTCGACGGGGCTCGCGAGGCGCTGAGCAACCGCAACTACCTGGGCTACCTGCTCACCTTCTGCTTCGCGTTCGCGGCGCTGTTCGCCTACATCTCAGCCTCGCCGTTCGTCATGCAGGAGGTGCTGGGGCTCTCGGCAGGTACCTACGCGCTGCTGTTCGGGCTCAACGCGCTGCTCATCGTGATCACCAGCAGCATCGCCGCGGCGCTGGCCGGTCGAGTTCCCTACCGCCGCATGGTCGCCGCGGGCCTGGGGCTCGCGTCGGTGGCGACCGCGGTTCTGCTGGTGGCCGTTCTCGGCGGGGCGCCGACGGTGCCCGTGCTCGTGACGTTCGCGTTCTTCCAGGGATCGCTGGGATTCGTCTTCTCCAACGCGACCACGCTGGCGCTGGCGGAGACCGGGAAGAACGCCGGGACCGGTTCGGCGTTCCTGGGCTTCCTGCAGTTCACCCTCGCCGCGGTGATCTCGCCGCTGGTCGGGCTCGGCGGGGAGGGGACGGCACTGCCGATGGCAGTCGCCATGCTCCTCTCGATGGTGCTCGCGGTGCTCACCTTCTGCTTCATCCCGCGGAGGACATCGCAACAAGCGGCGGGACCTCAACCGGCTTCCGCGCCACCCCGTGAGGCTCCGGCCGCGACCTGA
- a CDS encoding MarR family winged helix-turn-helix transcriptional regulator — translation MAPRRTEDEASADPSELPTALRDLAWTIHRLVPEVASLDPLPNTELAVVKQVLGSPGITVSELAGRLGMRHSNVSAAVRGLIGRGLVARESDPSDRRVTKLAPTEKSTSARESIDTRWSGTVRNAMDLLSDEHVAAIEAASGALRALDEALHEERDQRGHR, via the coding sequence ATGGCGCCCCGCAGAACCGAGGACGAAGCATCGGCGGACCCGAGCGAACTGCCGACCGCGCTGCGCGACCTGGCCTGGACCATCCACCGGCTGGTCCCCGAGGTCGCGAGCCTCGACCCGTTGCCGAACACCGAACTCGCCGTGGTCAAGCAGGTCCTGGGCTCACCGGGCATCACGGTGTCGGAACTGGCCGGGCGGCTGGGCATGCGGCACAGCAACGTCAGCGCGGCCGTGCGCGGCCTGATCGGGCGCGGCCTCGTCGCCCGCGAGAGCGACCCGTCCGACCGGCGGGTCACCAAGCTGGCGCCGACCGAGAAGTCGACGTCCGCGCGGGAATCCATCGACACCCGCTGGTCCGGCACCGTGCGGAACGCGATGGACCTGCTCAGCGACGAGCACGTCGCCGCGATCGAGGCGGCCTCCGGCGCGCTCCGGGCGCTGGACGAGGCCCTGCACGAGGAACGGGATCAGCGCGGGCACCGGTGA
- a CDS encoding isochorismatase family protein: MSQELRELLERTFAGDSAEYQERGFQRRVGYGRRPAIVHIDMANAWTRPGHAFTCEHMDTIIPACQQLNEAARAKGVPVIYTTTAYNTTDPNKPSDMGLWVNKIPVELLEAGSEAVRIDDRIAPEPDDLVITKKRASAFPGTNLQQYLTVNRIDTVIVTGVTAAGCVRHTVEDAIAEGFRPIVVREAVGDRVDGVVAWNLFDIDAKFGDVEPLTNVLDYLEKLPKFSETTTP; this comes from the coding sequence ATGTCGCAGGAACTGCGGGAGCTGCTGGAGCGCACCTTCGCCGGTGACTCCGCCGAGTACCAGGAGCGCGGCTTCCAGCGCCGGGTCGGCTACGGCAGGCGACCGGCGATCGTGCACATCGACATGGCGAACGCCTGGACCCGGCCCGGACACGCGTTCACCTGCGAGCACATGGACACCATCATCCCCGCGTGCCAGCAGCTCAACGAGGCCGCGCGAGCCAAGGGCGTGCCGGTCATCTACACCACCACCGCCTACAACACCACTGACCCGAACAAGCCCTCCGACATGGGGCTATGGGTCAACAAGATCCCGGTCGAGCTGCTCGAAGCGGGCAGCGAGGCCGTGCGGATCGACGACCGCATCGCCCCGGAGCCCGACGACCTCGTCATCACGAAGAAGCGGGCCAGCGCCTTCCCCGGCACGAATTTGCAGCAGTACCTCACCGTCAACCGCATCGACACCGTCATCGTCACCGGCGTGACGGCCGCCGGTTGCGTCCGGCACACCGTGGAGGACGCCATCGCCGAAGGTTTCCGGCCGATCGTCGTGCGGGAGGCCGTCGGCGACCGCGTCGATGGCGTCGTGGCGTGGAACCTGTTCGACATCGACGCCAAGTTCGGCGACGTCGAACCGCTGACCAACGTGCTCGACTACCTCGAGAAGCTCCCGAAGTTCAGCGAGACCACCACGCCCTGA
- a CDS encoding thaumatin family protein has product MRRTASLLAAGLLLLLTGGAPVAAQETSAAENPAVETIAADHTITFVNRSGETVWLGSSVNADESQQLTGLPVIEDGASATITIPESGDPEYWRGKFFARQDCSGEPGDTFHCEVGDCGPEADTCTTGEQPTGLAEFNFDPNDAGAPWYNVSYVNGVALPITIEANGATPPPDSGQCEEVGCSEKLLQHCPPENLTDGSDGQPQLCTNPSRDEETPYSDAVKEHCPRAYAWSKHDQEPGNNVMRNCPSCDGFTVTFHAGI; this is encoded by the coding sequence ATGCGCAGAACAGCTTCCTTGCTCGCGGCCGGACTTCTCTTGCTGCTCACCGGAGGTGCTCCGGTCGCGGCTCAGGAAACCTCGGCCGCTGAGAACCCGGCCGTGGAAACCATCGCCGCGGACCACACGATCACGTTCGTGAATCGCTCCGGCGAGACGGTGTGGCTCGGCAGCAGCGTGAACGCCGACGAGTCGCAGCAGCTCACCGGTCTGCCGGTGATCGAGGACGGTGCCTCCGCGACCATCACCATCCCGGAATCCGGTGACCCGGAGTATTGGCGCGGCAAGTTCTTCGCCCGCCAGGACTGCTCCGGCGAGCCGGGCGACACCTTCCACTGCGAAGTGGGCGACTGCGGCCCGGAAGCCGACACCTGCACCACCGGTGAGCAGCCGACCGGCCTCGCCGAGTTCAACTTCGACCCCAACGACGCCGGGGCCCCTTGGTACAACGTCAGCTACGTCAACGGGGTGGCGCTGCCGATCACGATCGAGGCGAACGGCGCGACACCGCCGCCGGATTCCGGCCAGTGCGAAGAGGTCGGCTGCTCCGAGAAGCTGCTGCAGCACTGCCCGCCGGAGAATCTGACCGACGGCTCGGACGGGCAGCCGCAGCTGTGCACCAATCCCAGCCGGGACGAGGAGACCCCGTACAGCGATGCGGTGAAGGAACATTGCCCGCGGGCGTACGCGTGGTCCAAGCACGACCAGGAACCCGGCAACAACGTCATGCGCAACTGCCCGTCGTGCGACGGGTTCACCGTGACCTTCCACGCGGGGATCTGA